A genomic region of Halomonas aestuarii contains the following coding sequences:
- a CDS encoding ABC transporter permease, translated as MSDAGPLRTLTRLLRFSLRGLIRDLRAADVRALFIALALAVAASTMIGFFLDRLDKGLTRQAGQLLGGDLVLEQGRPFDEEVRDTLENAGLVLSDQVDMVSMVSHGDAFQVASLKVVDAVYPHFGANHVDRGDGVELLDHGPPPGEAWLAPRLALLVEVEIGDRIRVGQAELTVGGLIEREADQSAGFGSFNPRLMMHVDDLPATNLVQPGSRVEFEILAAGPAEAVSSVEPLLERLRRNGVEVRDVRRDRPGLGNALERADKYLSLAGLAAVLLAGVAVAMSTRRYVDRHLDTAALMRCFGATQAELTRLFALQLMWLALAASMVGALLGLAGQAALLGLLTTFLPLELPPPGVLPLWLGILTALAVLVGFAGPTLLRLKRVSALKVLRRELDPLPASAWLVVAVAALVFGGLLWLYSGDPLLSAGLLVGGLAMLVVLWWAGNLLLGLLFRLASRLPRRGGQEGGLVQALRLGGQQLARRRQASLGQLLAFSVTFFAVAMIFLVRGDLLTTWQDQLPEDTPNYFAINIQPGERDAFSAVLEGAADARSALYPMVRGRITALNGEPPREMVPPESRGDNALRRELNLTWQERLPEGNRLVAGEWFDALGSDALHSDESGNWMAAVDARPAPDASPAPVPMSMEDGLAERFGMELGDTLTFTIGSAEVVGELTSLRNLDWDSFRPNFYVIFPPGVLERFGHSYITAFHLNDAENDTLRQLVRDFPGVSLLNIDAILGQVRDVLAQVTRAVELVLAFVLLAGISVLYAALTASRPVRAHESGLLRVFGAGNRLLSRVQGAEFAILGLASGLMGALLAELAAAGIYLAWFDLAPRFHWGLWLALPLGGALLIGVIGHLLSRGLRRQAPAASLGLLGEA; from the coding sequence ATGAGCGATGCCGGCCCCCTGCGAACGCTGACACGCCTGCTGCGGTTCTCACTCCGGGGCCTGATCCGTGACCTGCGTGCCGCTGATGTGCGCGCGCTCTTCATCGCCCTGGCCCTGGCCGTGGCGGCTTCCACCATGATCGGCTTCTTCCTCGATCGCCTGGACAAGGGCCTGACCCGCCAGGCCGGACAATTGCTGGGCGGGGACCTGGTCCTCGAGCAGGGCCGGCCCTTCGACGAGGAGGTCCGCGACACCCTCGAGAACGCCGGCCTGGTGCTCAGCGACCAGGTCGACATGGTCTCCATGGTCAGCCACGGCGACGCCTTCCAGGTGGCCAGCCTCAAGGTTGTGGATGCGGTCTATCCGCATTTCGGCGCCAACCATGTCGATCGAGGCGACGGCGTCGAGCTGCTCGACCACGGGCCGCCGCCCGGCGAGGCCTGGCTGGCGCCGCGTCTGGCGCTGCTGGTCGAGGTCGAGATCGGCGACCGGATCCGGGTGGGCCAGGCCGAGCTCACCGTGGGCGGCCTGATCGAGCGCGAGGCGGATCAGTCGGCGGGCTTCGGCAGCTTCAATCCGCGGCTGATGATGCATGTCGACGACCTGCCGGCCACCAACCTGGTGCAGCCCGGCTCCCGGGTCGAGTTCGAGATTCTCGCGGCGGGCCCCGCCGAGGCCGTGTCCAGCGTCGAGCCATTGCTCGAGCGACTGCGCCGCAACGGGGTAGAGGTCCGCGACGTGCGACGCGACCGCCCGGGCCTGGGCAATGCCCTGGAACGCGCCGACAAGTACCTCAGCCTGGCCGGGCTCGCCGCCGTGTTGCTGGCCGGCGTGGCGGTGGCCATGTCGACCCGCCGCTACGTGGATCGGCACCTGGATACCGCCGCGCTGATGCGCTGCTTCGGCGCCACCCAGGCCGAGCTCACCCGGCTCTTCGCCCTGCAGCTGATGTGGCTGGCGCTGGCGGCATCAATGGTCGGCGCCCTGCTTGGGCTGGCCGGTCAGGCGGCGCTGCTCGGCCTGCTGACCACCTTCCTGCCGCTGGAACTGCCGCCGCCCGGGGTGCTGCCGCTGTGGCTGGGCATCCTCACCGCCCTGGCGGTGCTGGTGGGCTTCGCCGGCCCGACCCTGCTGCGTCTGAAGCGGGTCAGCGCCCTCAAGGTTCTGCGTCGCGAGCTCGACCCCCTCCCGGCCTCGGCCTGGCTGGTGGTGGCCGTGGCCGCGCTGGTCTTCGGCGGCCTGCTGTGGCTCTACTCCGGCGACCCGCTGCTCTCGGCCGGCCTTCTGGTCGGCGGCCTGGCGATGCTGGTGGTGCTGTGGTGGGCCGGCAACTTGCTGCTCGGGCTGCTGTTCCGGCTCGCCTCGCGCCTGCCCCGGCGCGGCGGCCAGGAGGGCGGGCTGGTCCAGGCGCTGCGCCTGGGCGGTCAGCAGCTGGCCCGGCGGCGCCAGGCCAGCCTCGGCCAGCTGCTGGCCTTCTCGGTGACCTTCTTCGCCGTGGCGATGATCTTCCTGGTGCGCGGCGACCTACTCACCACCTGGCAGGACCAACTGCCCGAAGACACCCCCAACTACTTCGCCATCAATATCCAGCCCGGCGAGCGCGACGCCTTCTCGGCGGTGCTGGAAGGGGCCGCGGATGCCCGCAGCGCCCTCTATCCCATGGTGCGCGGCCGGATCACCGCCCTCAACGGCGAGCCGCCGCGGGAGATGGTGCCTCCGGAGTCCCGGGGCGATAACGCCCTGCGCCGGGAGCTCAACCTCACCTGGCAGGAGCGCCTGCCCGAGGGCAACCGCCTGGTGGCGGGGGAGTGGTTCGATGCGCTCGGCTCTGATGCTCTCCACAGCGACGAGTCCGGGAACTGGATGGCGGCCGTCGATGCCCGGCCCGCGCCCGATGCGAGCCCGGCCCCGGTGCCCATGTCCATGGAGGACGGCCTGGCCGAGCGCTTCGGCATGGAGCTCGGCGATACCCTGACCTTCACCATCGGCAGCGCCGAGGTCGTCGGCGAACTCACCAGCCTGCGCAACCTGGACTGGGACAGCTTCCGACCCAATTTCTACGTCATCTTCCCGCCCGGCGTGCTGGAGCGTTTCGGCCACAGCTACATCACCGCCTTCCACCTGAACGACGCCGAGAACGACACGCTGCGCCAGCTGGTTCGTGATTTCCCCGGCGTCTCGCTGCTCAACATCGACGCCATCCTCGGCCAGGTGCGTGACGTCCTGGCCCAGGTGACGCGGGCGGTGGAGCTCGTGCTGGCCTTCGTGCTGCTGGCCGGCATCAGCGTGCTCTATGCCGCCCTGACCGCCAGCCGCCCGGTGAGGGCCCACGAGAGCGGCCTGCTGCGCGTCTTCGGCGCGGGCAACCGCCTGCTCTCCCGGGTTCAGGGCGCCGAGTTCGCCATCCTCGGCCTGGCCAGCGGCCTGATGGGCGCGCTGCTCGCCGAACTCGCCGCCGCGGGCATCTACCTCGCCTGGTTCGACCTGGCGCCCCGTTTCCACTGGGGGCTGTGGCTGGCCCTGCCGCTGGGCGGCGCCTTGCTGATCGGCGTCATTGGGCACCTGCTCTCCCGGGGCCTTCGCCGCCAGGCCCCGGCGGCGAGCCTGGGCCTGCTGGGCGAGGCCTGA
- the glyA gene encoding serine hydroxymethyltransferase → MFSRDMQIAGFDDVLFDAMQKEVARQEAHIELIASENYASPRVLEAQGSQLTNKYAEGYPGKRYYGGCEYVDIVEQLAIDYAKELFGASYANVQPHSGSQANGAVFQALVKPGDTILGMSLDAGGHLTHGAKPNFSGKHYHAVQYGLDEQGLIDYDEVARLAREHQPKMIIAGFSAYSQIIDWARFREIADEVGAFLLVDMAHIAGLVAAGVYPTPLPHAHVVTTTTHKTLRGPRGGLILSAEGDEAIEKKLQSAVFPGGQGGPLEHVIAAKAVCFKEAMEPGFKTYQQQVVKNAQAMAGVFIERGFDIVSGGTEDHLFLLSLIKQGLTGKDADAALGRAHITVNKNAVPGDPQSPFVTSGLRIGTPAVTTRDFGETECRELAGWICDILDVMAAGDDTAAIEAEVKAKVEAVCARLPVYR, encoded by the coding sequence ATGTTCAGCCGTGACATGCAGATTGCCGGTTTCGATGACGTCCTGTTCGATGCGATGCAGAAGGAAGTCGCACGCCAGGAGGCGCACATCGAGCTGATCGCCTCCGAGAACTACGCGAGCCCCCGGGTGCTCGAGGCCCAGGGCAGCCAGCTGACCAACAAGTATGCGGAAGGCTATCCCGGCAAGCGCTACTATGGTGGCTGCGAGTACGTCGACATCGTCGAGCAGCTGGCCATCGACTATGCCAAGGAGCTGTTCGGCGCCAGTTACGCCAACGTCCAGCCGCACTCCGGCTCCCAGGCCAACGGCGCCGTCTTCCAGGCCCTGGTCAAGCCAGGCGATACCATTCTGGGCATGAGCCTCGACGCGGGCGGGCACCTCACCCACGGCGCCAAGCCGAACTTCTCCGGCAAGCACTACCATGCCGTGCAGTACGGCCTCGACGAGCAGGGCCTGATCGATTACGACGAGGTGGCGCGCCTGGCCCGCGAGCACCAGCCGAAGATGATCATCGCCGGCTTCTCCGCCTACTCCCAGATCATCGACTGGGCCCGGTTCCGCGAGATCGCCGACGAGGTGGGCGCCTTCCTGCTGGTCGACATGGCCCACATCGCCGGCCTGGTGGCCGCCGGGGTCTATCCGACCCCGCTGCCCCACGCCCACGTGGTCACCACCACCACCCACAAGACCCTGCGCGGTCCGCGCGGCGGCCTGATCCTCTCCGCCGAGGGCGATGAGGCCATCGAGAAGAAGCTGCAGTCCGCGGTCTTCCCGGGCGGCCAGGGCGGCCCGCTGGAGCACGTCATCGCCGCCAAGGCGGTGTGCTTCAAGGAGGCCATGGAGCCTGGCTTCAAGACCTACCAGCAGCAGGTGGTCAAGAACGCCCAGGCCATGGCCGGCGTGTTCATCGAGCGCGGCTTCGACATCGTCTCCGGCGGCACCGAGGACCACCTCTTCCTGCTCTCGCTGATCAAGCAGGGCCTGACCGGCAAGGATGCGGACGCCGCCCTGGGCCGTGCCCACATCACCGTCAACAAGAACGCCGTGCCCGGCGATCCCCAGAGCCCCTTCGTGACCTCGGGCCTGCGCATCGGCACCCCGGCGGTGACCACCCGCGACTTCGGCGAGACCGAGTGCCGTGAGCTCGCCGGCTGGATCTGCGACATCCTCGACGTCATGGCCGCCGGTGACGACACCGCCGCCATCGAGGCCGAGGTGAAGGCCAAGGTCGAGGCGGTCTGCGCCCGCCTGCCCGTCTATCGCTGA
- a CDS encoding DMT family transporter, whose protein sequence is MSQAIAHQDRQAMLFGLGAVALWSTVATAFKVALGYMSPLELMWLASLVSWALIGVLVARQGLLGQALRRGWRTAAWAGLMNPVAYYLVLFGAYDRLPGQEAMALNYTWALAMAFLAVPLLGHRLTRIDVMAGLIAYAGVWVIATRGAVFDVAFADPLGVGLALASTLLWALYWLLNARDHRPPLVAQWQNFSVGVPVLTVLLLLGPGLQWHGWAGLGAGVYVGLFEMGIAFVLWQLAVHKVSRTAKVSNLIFLSPPVSLLLLFFIVGEPILPSTLVGLVLILGGLGLQQWQKAPAAATQS, encoded by the coding sequence ATGAGCCAGGCGATTGCTCACCAGGACCGCCAGGCGATGCTCTTCGGCCTGGGCGCGGTGGCGCTCTGGTCGACGGTCGCCACGGCCTTCAAGGTGGCGCTTGGATACATGTCGCCGCTGGAACTGATGTGGCTCGCCTCGCTGGTCTCCTGGGCGCTGATCGGCGTGCTGGTGGCGCGCCAGGGGCTGCTGGGCCAGGCCTTGAGGCGCGGCTGGCGCACCGCGGCCTGGGCGGGGCTGATGAACCCGGTGGCCTACTACCTCGTGCTCTTCGGGGCCTATGACCGCCTGCCGGGACAGGAGGCCATGGCGCTCAACTACACCTGGGCGCTGGCGATGGCCTTCCTTGCCGTGCCGTTGCTCGGCCATCGTCTCACCCGCATCGACGTGATGGCCGGCCTGATCGCCTACGCGGGCGTCTGGGTCATCGCCACACGCGGGGCGGTGTTCGACGTGGCCTTCGCCGATCCCCTGGGCGTCGGCCTGGCACTGGCCTCGACGCTGCTCTGGGCGCTCTACTGGCTGCTCAATGCCCGCGACCACCGCCCGCCGCTGGTGGCCCAGTGGCAGAACTTCAGCGTCGGGGTGCCGGTGCTGACGGTCCTGTTGCTGCTCGGCCCCGGCCTGCAGTGGCACGGCTGGGCGGGGCTGGGCGCCGGGGTCTACGTGGGGCTCTTCGAGATGGGCATCGCCTTCGTGCTCTGGCAACTGGCCGTGCACAAGGTGTCGCGCACGGCCAAGGTCTCGAACCTGATCTTCCTCTCGCCGCCGGTGTCCCTGCTGCTGCTGTTCTTCATCGTCGGCGAGCCGATCCTGCCCTCCACCCTGGTCGGCCTGGTGCTGATCCTGGGCGGCCTGGGGCTCCAGCAGTGGCAGAAGGCCCCGGCGGCGGCGACTCAGTCATGA
- a CDS encoding ABC transporter ATP-binding protein, translated as MTISSRTDSAPILHADHLLKQVRSGERELTILSGLGLTVFPGESVAILGQSGAGKSTLLGLLAGLDAPSGGTLELFGQPLAELDEDGRARLRAGRVGFVFQNFQLLPTLTALENVLLPLELTPQTDAEARARDWLTRVGLGERLDHLPKQLSGGEQQRVALARAFVTGAELVFADEPTGNLDPATGERIISALFDLNQEAGTTLVLVTHDHALARRCDRCLRLEEGRLVEMAMDEVSA; from the coding sequence ATGACCATCTCCTCACGAACGGATAGCGCCCCGATTCTACACGCCGACCATCTTCTAAAGCAGGTCCGGAGCGGCGAACGGGAACTCACCATTCTGAGTGGTCTTGGCCTCACGGTGTTCCCCGGCGAGAGCGTGGCGATCCTCGGGCAGAGCGGGGCGGGCAAGTCGACCCTGCTGGGCCTGCTGGCCGGGCTGGACGCGCCCAGCGGCGGCACCCTCGAACTGTTCGGCCAGCCGCTGGCCGAGCTCGACGAGGATGGCCGGGCACGACTGCGCGCCGGCCGGGTGGGGTTCGTGTTCCAGAACTTCCAGCTGCTGCCCACGCTCACCGCCCTGGAGAACGTGCTGCTGCCGCTGGAGCTCACGCCGCAGACCGATGCCGAGGCCCGGGCGCGCGACTGGCTGACCCGGGTGGGCCTGGGCGAGCGCCTGGACCACCTGCCCAAGCAGCTCTCCGGCGGCGAGCAGCAGCGCGTCGCCCTGGCTCGGGCCTTCGTCACCGGCGCCGAGCTGGTGTTTGCCGACGAGCCCACCGGCAACCTGGATCCGGCCACCGGGGAGCGCATCATCTCTGCGCTCTTCGACCTCAACCAGGAGGCGGGCACCACCCTGGTGCTGGTGACCCACGACCACGCACTGGCGCGGCGCTGCGACCGCTGCCTGCGGCTGGAGGAGGGCCGGCTGGTCGAGATGGCCATGGACGAGGTGAGCGCATGA
- a CDS encoding arylesterase, with protein sequence MALLLALVVPPAQAEERPLLLVMGDSLSAAYGIERQEGWVSLLDERLDGKANVVNASISGETSSGGASRLPDLLGQHEPHIVLLELGGNDGLRGLPPRQFEANMADMIEASQAAGAEVLLLGIDIPPNYGQAYRDAFTGVYDRLAEEFDVPLVPFLLEGIALDDSLMQDDGIHPTAAAQPRILDTVWPELAPLLEENGLTLAVHD encoded by the coding sequence ATGGCCCTGCTGCTGGCCCTGGTCGTGCCTCCCGCCCAGGCCGAGGAGCGCCCGTTGCTGCTGGTCATGGGCGACAGCCTGAGCGCCGCCTACGGCATCGAACGGCAGGAAGGCTGGGTCAGTCTGCTCGACGAGCGCCTGGACGGAAAGGCGAATGTCGTCAACGCCAGCATCAGCGGCGAGACCAGCAGTGGCGGGGCCAGCCGGCTTCCCGACCTTCTGGGACAGCACGAGCCCCACATCGTTCTGCTCGAACTGGGCGGCAACGACGGGCTGCGCGGCCTGCCGCCGCGCCAGTTCGAGGCCAACATGGCGGACATGATCGAGGCCAGCCAGGCGGCCGGTGCCGAGGTGCTGCTGCTGGGGATCGACATCCCGCCCAACTACGGCCAGGCCTATCGCGACGCCTTCACCGGGGTCTATGACCGCCTCGCCGAGGAGTTCGACGTTCCCCTGGTGCCCTTCCTGCTCGAGGGCATCGCCCTCGACGACAGCCTGATGCAGGACGACGGCATCCACCCCACCGCGGCCGCCCAGCCCCGCATCCTCGATACCGTCTGGCCGGAACTCGCGCCACTACTGGAGGAGAACGGCCTGACCCTGGCGGTTCATGACTGA
- a CDS encoding DUF5801 repeats-in-toxin domain-containing protein, whose translation MSEGTVVVTNPISVDETPDVQGAPKDEIMVSDGVSIPAVYALYLDTDYGVPANLSCKEDMILTPQGVTTLGWAENEAGDPVSGLTALDGDGNPLKALDPDTGLYETVTLNTDPSDDNILIGTTTSGNVAFIAVIVENPDGLSSDVYLLDYLPKEHLDDTTPDDTLTLSNLYVNVTVDQSVSFDFAGAPSGNNVFMAFGQPGPEGVAIVVTGRTVGEDVNSSQAQNQPTSLAANSNNINAGEGLAITYVNDMDPQYLVPGLTGPEAADPNNIQFGTLQTATEASLTIVKVGPGSSTATVVLTAQYTADGTIADGSGGTTQEEGTAFIPGILDDNPVDIIDILVNGESHSGSSTWSFSIVDGVATVEGINTGDTITFFTLGDHNRVLVENGGTGNARFNIGDYSIADIDVQTDADPITLVFYDDGPAIDLTLGVGVLQTDDGDLAGGNEGDGTGTDTDTKGLGSLFSVTSSTGADDANATDDIVYSLEVGNNAATTLVDTATNEAVTVSLNGSGVIEGRTTGTNDLVFTVSVNAATGAVTLTQLRAVEHATADTVSPYSGDTTGLGVADAIRLVGTISDDETTADTASDYIDISGNLSFTDDGPTIALTNEGGVLQTDDGDLAGGNEGDGTGTDTDTEGLGSLFSVVSSTGADTENDGDDIVYSLAVGANAATTLVDTATNEAVTVSLNGSGVIEGRTTGTNDLVFTVSVNAATGAVTLTQLRAVEHATADTVSPYSGDTTGLGVADAIRLVGTISDDETTADTASDYIDISGNLSFTDDGPTIALTNEGGVLQTDDGDLAGGNEGDGTGTDTDTEGLGSLFSVVSSTGADTENDGDDIVYSLAVGANAATTLVDTATNEAVTVSLNGSGVIEGRTTGTNDLVFTVSVNAATGAVTLTQLRAVEHATADTVSPYSGDTTGLGVADAIRLVGTISDDETTADTASDYIDISGNLSFTDDGPTIALTNEGGVLQTDDGDLAGGNEGDGTGTDTDTEGLGSLFSVVSSTGADTENDGDDIVYSLAVGANAATTLVDTATNEAVTVSLNGSGVIEGRTTGTNDLVFTVSVNAATGAVTLTQLRAVEHATADTVSPYSGDTTGLGVADAIRLVGTISDDETTADTASDYIDISGNLSFTDDGPTIALTNEGGVLQTDDGDLAGGNEGDGTGTDTDTEGLGSLFSVVSSTGADTENDGDDIVYSLAVGVNAATTLVDTATNEAVTVSLNGSGVIEGRTTGTNDLVFTVSVNAATGDVTLEQLRAVQHATIDTASPYSGDTTGLGVADAIRLVGTISDDETAADTATDYIDISANLSFTDDGPAIDPLILDTPVLAFVDGPAGFFSDSGFLSYGADGEGDFVITGFTVSPLLDDVMGTISGSISPDGSTLTLSASDDDFGDFFRVTLDGSAPGGYTAEVLIDAPIIEEALIEDTTTPGGPVEEINLPEAPDTPIVTLDGFIFTSQNTSDLLGTYLAGDKEVGDPEAASDDINISNKGAALKDQQFDPGEGLALNFHEDVAGVRFIVDGGTGSPGGFLTLKMAAYDGGTQVGYSEETFLLPKGNALQEVVFDEGVEFDQLILIHEVTDSPTGGGEPLDNGWRLPEIYAFTFADIPDIQGTVTVEATDGDFDEVADTFAYFIDGDGDGLV comes from the coding sequence ATGTCAGAAGGAACAGTGGTAGTCACAAATCCCATCTCGGTCGACGAAACCCCGGACGTGCAGGGCGCGCCGAAAGACGAGATCATGGTCAGCGATGGTGTGTCGATTCCCGCCGTTTACGCCCTCTATCTCGATACCGACTACGGCGTACCCGCGAATCTCTCCTGCAAGGAGGACATGATTCTCACCCCGCAGGGGGTCACGACCCTCGGCTGGGCAGAGAATGAGGCTGGTGACCCCGTCAGTGGCCTGACGGCACTCGACGGCGATGGGAATCCGCTGAAGGCGCTCGACCCCGATACGGGGCTATACGAAACGGTGACGCTCAACACCGACCCGAGCGATGACAATATCCTCATCGGCACGACGACGTCGGGCAACGTCGCCTTTATCGCGGTGATCGTGGAGAACCCGGACGGTCTATCTTCCGACGTCTATCTCCTGGACTACCTGCCGAAGGAGCATCTCGACGATACGACCCCCGACGACACGCTCACGCTGTCCAACCTCTACGTCAATGTCACCGTGGATCAGAGCGTCTCGTTCGACTTCGCGGGGGCTCCCTCGGGGAACAACGTTTTCATGGCGTTCGGCCAGCCCGGCCCTGAGGGCGTCGCGATCGTGGTGACCGGCCGTACCGTGGGCGAGGATGTCAACAGCAGCCAAGCCCAGAACCAGCCCACGTCGCTGGCCGCCAACAGCAACAACATCAACGCCGGCGAAGGCCTTGCCATCACCTATGTGAACGACATGGACCCGCAGTACCTGGTCCCCGGCCTGACCGGTCCCGAGGCGGCCGACCCGAACAACATCCAGTTCGGCACGCTGCAGACGGCCACGGAAGCCTCGTTGACCATCGTCAAGGTGGGGCCCGGCAGTTCGACCGCGACGGTTGTTCTCACCGCGCAGTACACGGCAGATGGCACTATCGCTGATGGTTCAGGTGGTACGACACAGGAGGAAGGCACCGCCTTTATCCCGGGCATTCTCGACGACAATCCCGTCGACATCATCGATATTCTCGTCAATGGTGAGTCCCATAGCGGTTCGTCCACGTGGTCATTTTCGATTGTGGACGGCGTAGCGACGGTCGAAGGCATCAACACCGGCGACACCATCACCTTCTTTACCCTCGGCGACCACAACCGGGTCCTTGTGGAGAACGGCGGGACGGGCAACGCCAGGTTCAATATCGGCGATTACTCCATCGCCGACATCGATGTCCAGACCGACGCGGATCCCATCACCCTCGTGTTCTACGATGACGGCCCGGCCATCGACCTGACCCTCGGCGTGGGCGTTCTGCAGACCGATGACGGCGACCTGGCGGGCGGCAACGAAGGCGACGGGACCGGTACGGACACCGACACCAAAGGGCTGGGCAGCCTGTTCTCGGTGACCTCCTCGACCGGGGCCGACGACGCCAACGCCACGGACGACATCGTCTACAGCCTGGAGGTGGGCAACAACGCGGCGACCACGCTGGTCGACACGGCCACGAACGAGGCGGTGACGGTGAGCCTGAACGGCAGCGGCGTGATCGAGGGCCGCACCACGGGGACCAACGACCTGGTCTTCACGGTGTCGGTCAATGCCGCGACCGGCGCGGTGACGCTGACCCAGCTGCGGGCCGTCGAACACGCCACCGCCGACACGGTATCGCCCTACAGCGGTGACACCACCGGGCTCGGCGTGGCCGACGCGATCCGGCTCGTCGGCACCATCAGCGATGACGAGACGACGGCCGACACCGCGTCGGACTACATCGACATCTCCGGCAACCTCTCGTTCACCGACGACGGGCCGACCATCGCCCTGACGAACGAGGGCGGCGTGCTGCAGACCGACGACGGTGATCTGGCGGGCGGCAACGAAGGCGACGGCACCGGCACGGATACCGACACCGAAGGGCTGGGCAGCCTGTTCTCGGTCGTCTCCTCGACCGGGGCCGATACCGAGAACGATGGTGACGACATCGTCTACAGCCTGGCGGTGGGCGCCAACGCGGCGACCACGCTGGTCGACACGGCCACGAACGAGGCGGTGACGGTGAGCCTGAACGGCAGCGGCGTGATCGAGGGCCGCACCACGGGGACCAACGACCTGGTCTTCACGGTTTCGGTGAACGCGGCGACCGGCGCGGTGACGCTGACCCAGCTGCGGGCCGTCGAACACGCCACCGCCGACACGGTATCGCCCTACAGCGGTGACACCACCGGGCTCGGCGTGGCCGACGCGATCCGGCTCGTCGGCACCATCAGCGATGACGAGACGACGGCCGACACCGCGTCGGACTACATCGACATCTCCGGCAACCTCTCGTTCACCGACGACGGGCCGACCATCGCCCTGACGAACGAGGGCGGCGTGCTGCAGACCGACGACGGTGATCTTGCCGGCGGCAACGAAGGCGACGGCACCGGCACGGATACCGACACCGAAGGGCTGGGCAGCCTGTTCTCGGTCGTCTCCTCGACCGGGGCCGATACCGAGAACGATGGTGACGACATCGTCTACAGCCTGGCGGTGGGCGCCAACGCGGCGACCACGCTGGTCGACACGGCCACGAACGAGGCGGTGACGGTGAGCCTGAACGGCAGCGGCGTGATCGAGGGCCGCACCACGGGGACCAACGACCTGGTCTTCACGGTTTCGGTGAACGCGGCGACCGGCGCGGTGACGCTGACCCAGCTGCGGGCCGTCGAACACGCCACCGCCGACACGGTATCGCCCTACAGCGGTGACACCACCGGGCTCGGCGTGGCCGACGCGATCCGGCTCGTCGGCACCATCAGCGATGACGAGACGACGGCCGACACCGCGTCGGACTACATCGACATCTCCGGCAACCTCTCGTTCACCGACGACGGGCCGACCATCGCCCTGACGAACGAGGGCGGCGTGCTGCAGACCGACGACGGTGATCTGGCGGGCGGCAACGAAGGCGACGGCACCGGCACGGATACCGACACCGAAGGGCTGGGCAGCCTGTTCTCGGTCGTCTCCTCGACCGGGGCCGATACCGAGAACGATGGTGACGACATCGTCTACAGCCTGGCGGTGGGCGCCAACGCGGCGACCACGCTGGTCGACACGGCCACGAACGAGGCGGTGACGGTGAGCCTGAACGGCAGCGGCGTGATCGAGGGCCGCACCACGGGGACCAACGACCTGGTCTTCACGGTGTCGGTCAATGCGGCGACCGGCGCGGTGACGCTGACCCAGCTGCGGGCCGTCGAACACGCCACCGCCGACACGGTATCGCCCTACAGCGGTGACACCACCGGGCTCGGCGTGGCCGACGCGATCCGGCTCGTCGGCACCATCAGCGATGACGAGACGACGGCCGACACCGCGTCGGACTACATCGACATCTCCGGCAACCTCTCGTTCACCGACGACGGGCCGACCATCGCCCTGACGAACGAGGGCGGCGTGCTGCAGACCGACGACGGTGATCTTGCCGGCGGCAACGAAGGCGACGGCACCGGCACGGATACCGACACCGAAGGGCTGGGCAGCCTGTTCTCGGTCGTCTCCTCGACCGGGGCCGATACCGAGAACGATGGTGACGACATCGTCTACAGCCTGGCGGTGGGCGTCAACGCGGCGACCACGCTGGTCGACACGGCCACGAACGAGGCGGTGACGGTGAGCCTGAACGGCAGCGGCGTGATCGAGGGCCGCACCACGGGGACGAACGACCTGGTCTTCACGGTTTCGGTGAACGCGGCGACCGGCGACGTGACGCTGGAACAGCTGCGCGCCGTCCAGCACGCCACGATCGACACGGCATCGCCCTACAGCGGCGACACCACCGGGCTCGGCGTGGCCGACGCGATCCGGCTCGTGGGCACCATCAGCGACGACGAGACCGCGGCCGACACCGCGACGGACTACATCGACATCTCGGCCAACCTCTCCTTCACCGATGACGGGCCGGCGATCGATCCACTGATCCTGGATACCCCGGTGCTGGCGTTCGTCGATGGGCCGGCGGGATTTTTCAGCGACTCGGGGTTCCTCAGCTATGGCGCCGACGGGGAGGGTGATTTCGTGATCACCGGCTTCACCGTCAGCCCCTTGCTCGACGATGTCATGGGCACGATCTCCGGGAGCATCTCGCCCGATGGCTCGACGCTGACCCTGAGCGCGAGCGATGATGATTTCGGCGACTTCTTCCGGGTCACCCTCGATGGGTCGGCACCGGGCGGCTATACCGCGGAAGTGCTCATCGACGCCCCCATCATCGAGGAGGCGCTGATCGAGGACACGACCACGCCCGGTGGCCCGGTGGAGGAGATCAACCTTCCGGAAGCCCCGGACACCCCGATCGTGACCCTGGACGGGTTCATCTTCACTAGCCAGAATACATCCGACCTGCTGGGGACCTACCTGGCTGGCGACAAGGAAGTCGGCGATCCGGAGGCGGCCTCAGACGACATCAACATCAGCAACAAGGGGGCCGCGCTTAAGGACCAGCAGTTCGATCCCGGCGAGGGACTGGCGCTGAACTTCCACGAGGATGTGGCGGGCGTCAGGTTCATCGTTGATGGGGGGACGGGGTCTCCTGGTGGTTTTCTCACCCTCAAGATGGCGGCCTACGATGGCGGGACTCAAGTAGGGTACTCTGAAGAGACCTTTCTCCTTCCCAAGGGCAATGCTCTCCAGGAGGTCGTGTTTGATGAGGGTGTCGAGTTCGACCAGCTCATCCTCATCCACGAGGTGACGGATTCCCCCACCGGCGGCGGCGAGCCGCTGGACAACGGCTGGCGTCTGCCCGAGATCTATGCCTTCACGTTCGCCGATATCCCGGACATCCAGGGAACGGTTACCGTCGAGGCGACGGACGGCGACTTCGATGAGGTAGCCGACACCTTTGCCTACTTCATCGACGGCGATGGCGATGGTTTGGTGTGA